The following is a genomic window from Thunnus maccoyii chromosome 13, fThuMac1.1, whole genome shotgun sequence.
GACATGCTTAGATATTACAGAACCAACACATCATAACATCTTACATAATATCTCATGTAAATGGTGTTTCATACAGTTGGTGTGAACTCTGCCAGAGCTAagataattaattgattactcaattaatcaattaacagaaaattaatcagttactattttgattataattatttatgttgAAAGCCAAGATTTTCTAGTTCCAGCTTTTCCAGTGtgcagatttgctgcttttctctgttttatgtcattatacattaaatatctttgagtttggACTcttggtcggacaaaacaagcaatttgcaACTATTTTCTGGGACTCAACAATAAATCAGTGAACTAAGAAAACACTCagcaaattaattgataatatgaaatgaaaataatcaccatAACATGACAAACTAAAGTACCTAGGCTATTAACCACCTATACAATGCAAAATGTGACACTTCTCTGATATGATCTTAATTTCCTCTAACTACAAGAAGTGACTTCAGTCCAGAATCGTATCAAAACAGATCTTTTATTCCATATCACAACCACAACATgatgaaattaaatatgaatgaaaatatgtaaCATAACACAAACTTTGGCATGAACACAAAATGGCACATGAAAGAGCAATGTGATCagtagtatatactgtatacatatatgtatttatataaattacAGTAGGGGCTGACTGTGTGATAAAGCACATTTTCCTTATATCCCTgcactgaatatctttgggataTTTCACACATCCTTTGCAGCCAATATAACATCCAGATACAACATCAAGCGTCGGTCTTCATTCAGcatcatataaatatatttctacATCTGTAACAATCAAAGTGAAGCCATGAACATAAgttatcaaataaataaataatataaagaataaaaatgatggTACTCACAATAAGGAAATAATGGCCAAAGGAAGattgaaaagcaaaacaaaaatgctgtgtaaaaaaaaaaaaaaagaagcaattaAACAAAGTAATGATATTAAAGACAATAAAGCAATCAAACTTATTTCTTGGGCGGGTTTTCCAAAGGTGTTCAAAGTATTGTGACTTCCTGTATTTGGTTTGTGTTATAGGTCCAATGAAAAGTCGATCGTGTTATTTGTCTCTTTGGGTCTTAAACATGGAAGAGCTTTGCCCCACATACTTTGTCAATAATCTTTGTAAATCATCTTCATCAGAATAGTTCATTTGTCAATATTTTGTTGAAGTCATCTTCAACATGAGCAGAGCGGCTTTCAGCTCATGAATTTGCTCCTGTCTTCACTTTACatgaagagagaggagcagcAAGTGCTAATATCCTTCTTCTCCTGTGTGAATGTCTGTGTTCTCTCTCTGAATTCTGTGCTGCTTCATCTCAGCCCTGCCCCAGAGCCCAGGCCGGCCTCGTCCCTCCACATAAAGTCCTGACGCTCGCCTCTGACCCGGCCGCTCTCCACAGGATTCTGCCTGTACCCGGATCTTCCGTCCGGGCAGAGGGAAAGGCTGAGGCGGGCCGTGCTGTTGCTGATCTTGAACAGGCCGTTCGGACCAAGGAAGGCCTCTCTCTCGCTTCCTCCCAGGTTGTTCACCGTCTCCAAGTCATTGTAAACTGCAATGTCGCTCAGCTGCTTCCTTCCCTGCagtctccttctcctcctcaggAAGATAATGCCGGCCACCAGAACCAGCACTAGGACAGCCAGAACGCAGGAGACGGTGAGGGTGGCTGAGGAGGGCTGGGAGGTTTGGCGCAAAGCAGGCTTGAAACTGGGCTGAAGTGTGAACTCACAACTTGGACCCATAAAGCCTTTAGGGCACTGGCAAACTGGCCCAGTGAAGTGAGTGAAGCAGGTGCCACCATTCTGGCAAGGACGGGCGCCGCAGGCATCTGAGCGCACGCTGCAGTTCTTGCCAGTGTACCCCAGGGTGCAGGAGCAGGTGTAGTCATTCACACCGTCTTGGCAGGTCCCGGCGTTCTGGCAGGGGCTTGAAGCACAGTCGTCGATGTTGACCTGGCAGTTGGCACCAGTGAAGCCTGCCTGACAGCGGCACAGGACACTTTGGCCGAGGTCCAGACAGTCACCACCTGCAGAGGGGAGAATTATTCTGTTCAGCATCCAGCAGATCAAGGATGACAtgcagtgtttttaaagatgaGTGTTAATTGGATTACATTTAACGCTGTCTCTGTAGTAAGCTGCTGCAAGCGCATTCATGCAGGAGTGTTGACATTAACACCTATTCACTAAAAAGGCTCGTATTCAGCTAAGAAACTGCAGATTTGCACTTCATCCACAAGATGTCGCCAGAGCTGTGGACTCTCTTGCATGCTTACCGTTCAGACAGGGCCTGTTGCTGCAGCGGTCCAGCTTCTTCTCACAGTTGGAGCCGGTGTAGCTAGGGGGGCAGCGGCAGGTGTAGCCTCCGGTCATTGTCTCCACACAGGTGCCGCCGTTGAAGCAGGGACCATCTGCACACGTCATGGCAATGATCTCGCAGTTCTTACCGTAGAATCCCTGTGGACAGGTGCATGAGTAGTCGTTCTCCAGGTCCTgtgcacagagaaagaaaagaattaaTGTTAAGGAGGAAATATCTAGAAATGGTCTCAGCCTGGCAGGGATTGTGTGAGTTAGTAAATAAGACTTCTATTCCTGGGATTGCTCCATTTGTTTTGAAGGTTGGAACAAAGGAtgagcataaagactggaaacaggaggaaacagcgTCTGTCCACAGGTAAAAAGAATCAATCTATCAGTGCCTcaaaagctcactaattaacatgttatatctcatttgtttacaaaatcccaagtgtaaaaatgtaaaaatgacaattaagtGTTTTAGGGGCATTGTGTGCCAAACTATTACCAGGCAACCAACGGAGACGCCAGGATGTTAAGAAATAAGAGTTttgtcaatcttctcatctaactctaaCACTCTAAGGTgaaaaagtgtatttcccaaaacgtTGAATTATCCTTTTAAATAGTAGAACTAGGATAAACCCAATCCAGcagtttttttgtaaaatcaaGTGCAACATTTATTGTAGACCAGCAGAGGTTGACAATCTGCTCTGTGAtggtttggtttctttaaaagtACTTTAGTATTAGTGCCAATTTAAACTAAACAGAGTTGTGTACTCACATTGCAGCTGCCTCCGTTCTTGCAGGGGTTGCTGTCACACTCGTTGGTTTCCAGCTCACAGTTGGTGCCTCCGAAGCCGGGCCGGCAGGTACAGGTGTAGCTGCCCTGACCTGTGTTGGTGCAGGTTGCTCCGTTGGCACAGGGCTTGTGGTTGGTGCAGTAGTTGAGGTCCTGGTCACAGAAGAGGCCCCCCCAGCCCTCCTGGCAGTTACACTGCCATGGCTGGCTGCACGTCCCGTGGAGGCAGCCTGGGTAGCGGACGCATTCATTGCAGGAGGGGCCCTGCCAGCCCATGCGACACGTACAGCCCCCTGGGGCCTCGCAGTAGCCGTGCCTCTCACTGCAGTCCGCTGAGCAGATGGctggggaggagagggaggggagggtgtGTGATTACAATGGGTACGCCTTCTCatacatctcacacacacacacatgtacagggCCCCCTGTCTGACCCCAGCCCTGTTCCAGACTTCACTGTTGGTTAAGTATTAAGCCAAGCAGCTGGTAGGCACACTGCCGGAGAGAAATGCTTTCTTTTTATCTCTTCCtcgttacacacacacacacacacaaacacacacacacacacacacagatcaccttgaaaaatgtgtgtgtctaatGGGGGCCACAGCTCTTTCTCTCATTGTAACAGAGAACAAAAGGCAGATGGAACACCACAGACTGTCTTACAGAAGAGTAAAACACAACGCTACAGGACATCACTCAGATAAAGGAAAGACTGTACTCTCTGAATAGATTCTTGCCTGAAGTGTCTGTTCAGGAGATCAAAACATCAACCATGAGCTGAGttgtaagataaaaaaaaacactttttatccATGCCTTCAAGAAACTTGAGACTAGTATTTTATTGTTGGGTATTCTTATCTTAcaaatgttgtgttgtgttccTGTTTTATGATTTCACTTCAAGTACACATTTCTTTAGTTGTCTCCACTCTCTAAATTTTCTAAGAATTTTTACCCACTCATGTGTATGTTCATATGGTGATttgtaaaatgctgttttacacTGTTTTGTATATTAAAAGAAGAATCTCATGATGATGCAGTTTGAAGCCATCCTTCTTTTAAagatgcttctttttttttttttttacaaattgaCCATTTTTGTGATATCATAGAAGATGGAAAAATCGAATGAAGTTGGGTTAAATTTTTTCTATAGATTCATCTTAAGTAACATCAatctacagaaaaaaatatatgtgatGAGAAGTTTTTCAGTTACTTTTCTAAAAGTAACTTCAGTTACTTTTCTAAAAGTAACTGAAAATCCATAaaataaatttcttttttttcctgctcccTCCACAAGCCAGTCACTGAACTAGACGCAGGGAGCTAGTGTAGGGTTTGAGTGCCCTGCTCAGTGGCACATCAGTAATTACTCAGGCACACTTACGTTCAGAGCAGTAGTTTCCCTTCCAGCCCTCCAGGCAGATGCGGTTGCCCTCCTCGTCGCAGGTGTAGTGGCCCAGCGTGTCGTCTCTCGGCCTGCAGTAGTCAGCGCAGCCGTCTCCAAAGTAGTACTCGTCGCAGAAGACGTGGTAGGAATAGCGCAGCTCGCTCTGCTCGCCAAAGTGCACATCCTGGGACCAGTCCTCGCCGATGGCAAGTCTCCTCCTGGTCGCCAGACGGCTTACAAGGTTGTTCTGGTTGTCTGCAGAAGGAATAcgtatttttaaacaaatagcATCTTGCACAGAAGCTGCGTGCGTGGAAAATTTATTTAATCCATTGTATGGACCGGAAGATATAACCTACCTGTGTATTCAGTCGGGGATTCAGCGTTCCAGGCTTCAATGATCAATGAAAATGTTCCCTGAAACAGAAAGAAGTGAGTTCAGTTATGCATATAGTTCATATGAGTATTTTACGCACTCATTTGACCGAAATAGATCAACTATGGCTTTTGGTAACAGTCATTAAAATTGGAAAGGGAAGATTTATGCAGTTTTCAAAACTTTTTATGATGGTAACTCGGAATTTTTCGCAAGCAATTATTTCAGATTAAAACTCAAACGTAGAACTGAGTCTTTCCTATACTGGATTTActtgtgtaattattttttccatttaccGGCCACTTGAAGTGGAATGGCACCCTGATGGGAGCGCTGCTAGAAATCGAGGTGTGATCGGCCCTGATGACGTTAGTGTGTCCGGTCCCGAAGGTGCAAGGCGGCTCTGCTGAGATCACATCCTCTGGATGTTTCAGGCAAATCCTGAAAAATATATGACAGTCCCTGTGTCTTCTGCAGATGCGTTGCGCCGTGtggaatgaatgaattttcaGCTCAAACACACCGGAGGAAAATACCTGTAATGATAGAAAACTGACATCAGACGCGCGCCGTACGTAAAGGCATTTTGAGATTGTTACTtaagcacaaacaaaaaaccaacTTACCACGTGCACTAAGGCCAAAGCCAAGAGGTATCTCAGGTGCAGATGTGCCATTTCTTCTCAGAATTTGCTTTCCAGTTTTAAGTGAATGTCCGCATTCGTTGTGTGCAATAATATTCCCAGAAGATGctgaagaaaactgaaaatctttcaAAAAAGTTTCATCACTTTGAACTCTGTGGTCCTTTTGGTGTCTCTTAAATACGCGTCTTCTTCTTATCCGCTGTCCTATGGTCGGCACTACACTTGTTTTGGTTCTGGTGCGTAAAGGCGCAGAGTGGTTTTATACCCTCTAATGCTGCGCGTCACAGGCAAAGGGGTGGAGCCAGAGCAGACCTCAGGGGAGCAGCCTTACACAGGGGGCCTGTCAGGGGATTTAGACAACCCACATTACATCTGGCCAAACTTCTTGATAGGAATATGTATAAGAAGCTGGCGCAAGGCAGATATGTTTAGTATTACTGGATGAATCTTAATCACCCAGAAAAATGTAAACTGATCTGAGTGATGGGACGGAATCATAACAAAAGTACGAAGTAGACCAACATTCAACAACAGGCCAATTTGATAGAACTTTAATAACAAACTATTCAAGTTTTAGAGGAGTCAAATTGAACAATTCTTTTTTTATGAACAGCAGTGTGGTAGGAATGAGCTTCCCTCCAAAACTGactat
Proteins encoded in this region:
- the dlb gene encoding delta-like protein B, producing MAHLHLRYLLALALVHVVFSSGVFELKIHSFHTAQRICRRHRDCHIFFRICLKHPEDVISAEPPCTFGTGHTNVIRADHTSISSSAPIRVPFHFKWPGTFSLIIEAWNAESPTEYTDNQNNLVSRLATRRRLAIGEDWSQDVHFGEQSELRYSYHVFCDEYYFGDGCADYCRPRDDTLGHYTCDEEGNRICLEGWKGNYCSEPICSADCSERHGYCEAPGGCTCRMGWQGPSCNECVRYPGCLHGTCSQPWQCNCQEGWGGLFCDQDLNYCTNHKPCANGATCTNTGQGSYTCTCRPGFGGTNCELETNECDSNPCKNGGSCNDLENDYSCTCPQGFYGKNCEIIAMTCADGPCFNGGTCVETMTGGYTCRCPPSYTGSNCEKKLDRCSNRPCLNGGDCLDLGQSVLCRCQAGFTGANCQVNIDDCASSPCQNAGTCQDGVNDYTCSCTLGYTGKNCSVRSDACGARPCQNGGTCFTHFTGPVCQCPKGFMGPSCEFTLQPSFKPALRQTSQPSSATLTVSCVLAVLVLVLVAGIIFLRRRRRLQGRKQLSDIAVYNDLETVNNLGGSEREAFLGPNGLFKISNSTARLSLSLCPDGRSGYRQNPVESGRVRGERQDFMWRDEAGLGSGAGLR